CGACCGAGCAGGCAAACAAGCTGTTCCGCTACGGCCGTACCGACGTGCTCAACGTGCTGACCGCGCAGGCCAATCTGGCCGAGGCCGAGGCCGCGCTCGCCCAATCGCGCGCGACGCTGATCGACCGGCAGGTCAACGTGTTCCTCGCGCTTGGCGGCGGCTGGGAGGAGTGAACCGCTCGGTTAGACCAATAGCTGATCCCTTTTGGTGAAATCTCGTTAGTATTAAGGGATTAGTCCGATCGGATATGGATATGGCATCGGCCCCCCTGCAGAGCCGCTGGAGTCGGCTGCGCCCCTGGCTGCTCGGCGCCGTGCTCGTCGGCGCGCTGGTTCGGCTACCGTTCGTGCCCGCGACCCGGCATGAGCCGGGTTGTACCCGATATATTCCGGTGTCGGGCGAACCCACGCTGATTGCGCACGCGGCAGGTGGGCTGCCCGGCCGCACCTATGCCAACAGCATCGCGGCGCTCGACCTGTCCTACAGCCACGGGCTGCGGACGTTCGAGATGGATTTTCACGAGCTGCCTTTCGGTATCGTCCGCGCCGGCCACGATTATTACGACCTGATGGATCCGCGTGGCGCAATGCTGTCGGATGTCGTCACCTGGCTGCGCGCGCACAAGGATGCGCGGCTCATCACCGACTTCAAGACGAACAATGTCAGCGGGCTGCGCCGGGTGATGGAAATGGCGCCCGATCTGCGCGATCGGATCGATCCCTTCATCTACGGCGCCGACGAATATCAGCCGGTGCTGGCAATGGGGTTCAGGCGGCCGATCTTCGCCATCTACCAGACGCATGACCGCGACTGGCTCGATTTCGTGAACAGCCACCCGGTTTATGCCGTCGCGGTGACGCAGGATTACGAGCCGGTACTGGGGCGGATCCACCGCCCGGTGATCCTCCACACCATGGATACGCCGATCTACCCGCAGAACGTGTTGGCGGTGATCACCAATTGCCTGACGCCGGGGTGAGCTAGGCGGCCAGCGGCTCGGGCGACGCCGGTAGCGCGCTCGGCTCCGGCCCGGTGCTCCCCTCGACGGTCGACCGGTCGGCCCGATAGGCCATGTAGATCGCTCCGCGAGCCAGCGCGATGCCCACCGGCAGATCGATCAGATAGTGCCACCGGCTGGCGATCGCCGTGACGATGATATAGCCGAAGATCGGAATGTAGGTCGGCAATAGCGGCCGGCCGTGCCGCCAGGCGAACCACAGGAAGAGATAGGAAAAACCGGCGTGGAGCGAGGGCATCGCGCCCAGCCCGGCGAACAGGTTGAGCGATCCGTTGTCCGCCAGCCATTGTGGCCCCGCCGCCACCGACATCTGCCGGAGCGCCAGCATCTCGTGCTGTGCGGCGGTGATCGAGGCACTCGTCCCTGCTTCGTAGACGAAGGGGCCGACAGCAGGCAGCAGCAGATAGCCGATGGCGCCCAGTCCCTGCAGGAAGATGACCGAAAGGAACAGCTTGCGGAACGTGTCCGGCGTGCGGATCGCGTGATAGCCGAAGCTCAGGTAGAACATGACCATGAACGACCAGAGGTAGATTCCCTTCCAGTAATGGAGGATCGGCCGCAGGGCGACGCGCAGAGCCATGCACAGATCGACGACCGGTCGCGCCATCTCGTCGATTTGCCAGAAGAAGGCGTCGTAGCTGGTCGTCCGGATGAACGGCACCCAGAGCTTCAGGTTGAAATGCACGATGCCGATCGCCGCATAGCAGAGCAACGCGATCAGCGGCCGCCACGGCGATGTCGAGCGATTGGCCATGACCGCGCAGGCCAGCCACACCCCGATGCCCAGCAGCGGCAGCGTCAGCTGGATGCCCATCATCTGGGCGCCCTGCCCGGACGGAAGCCGGATGGGCAGTCCGTAGCACAGCGACAAGGCGCACATGAGCAGCGCCATGCCGGCCGTGAAGGTCACCTCGATCGGGACGGGGATGTGCTTGGTCATGGCGCTTTAAGACCAAAATACAATTGAGAGAGTCTTAAAGCGAAAATCCAGCTGCAGTAGAGGCTTCAAATGTTGCAGTCTGTTGCAGCCTTGATTGCGACTATAAGGGGGTGGCGATCATTCCTCGTCGGGATACGGCCCCTTGCCGCCCTCCGCGATGAATTGGTCGGTGCGGGCATCGACCACGCTCATCGGCACTGACCCGAGCTGCAGGATCGCATCGTGGAAGGCGCGGATGTTGAACTTCGGCCCCAGTGCCTTCTCGGCCCGCGCGCGGTCGTCGCGGATGGTCTTCTCGCCCAGATAATAGCTCAGCGCCTGGCCGGGCCAGGAGATGTAGCGATCCACCTCGGTTTCGATGTCGTGATCGGCGAGCGCGGTGTTGTCGTGGAGGTATTTCTGCGCCTGTTCGCGCGTCCAGCCGAGATGATGGACGCCGGTATCCACCACCAGTCGCGCCGCGCGCCACATCTGGAAGCTCAGCATTCCGAACTTCTCGTAGGGCGTCTGGTACATGCCCATCTCGTCGCCCAGCCGCTCGCAATAGAGCGCCCAGCCCTCGCCATAGGCCGAGATATAGCCTTCGGAACGGTAGCGCGGCTGGTCCTTGTTCTCCATCGCCAGCGGGATCTGGAAAGCGTGGCCCGGCGCGCTCTCGTGCAGGGTGAGGGCGGTCAGCTGGTAGAGCGGGCGGCTCGGCAGATCGTAGGTGTTGACGAGGTAGACGCCCGGCCCGCCACGACCGGACGTGTAGGTCGGCGCGATGCTCGGCGGCACCGGCACGATCGCGAAGCGCGCGCGCGGCAGGTGGCCGAACCAGGTCGAGGCCTTGCCGTCGAACATCTTGGCGGCCCAGGCGGCGCGATCGAGCAGGGCCTGCGGGGTCTTGGCGTAGAATTGCGGATCGGTGCGGAGGAA
Above is a window of Sphingomonas oryzagri DNA encoding:
- a CDS encoding phosphatase PAP2 family protein is translated as MTKHIPVPIEVTFTAGMALLMCALSLCYGLPIRLPSGQGAQMMGIQLTLPLLGIGVWLACAVMANRSTSPWRPLIALLCYAAIGIVHFNLKLWVPFIRTTSYDAFFWQIDEMARPVVDLCMALRVALRPILHYWKGIYLWSFMVMFYLSFGYHAIRTPDTFRKLFLSVIFLQGLGAIGYLLLPAVGPFVYEAGTSASITAAQHEMLALRQMSVAAGPQWLADNGSLNLFAGLGAMPSLHAGFSYLFLWFAWRHGRPLLPTYIPIFGYIIVTAIASRWHYLIDLPVGIALARGAIYMAYRADRSTVEGSTGPEPSALPASPEPLAA